The following proteins are encoded in a genomic region of Ostrea edulis chromosome 7, xbOstEdul1.1, whole genome shotgun sequence:
- the LOC125654864 gene encoding heavy metal-binding protein HIP-like, with translation MNFTGYIFIYCLVVTIVFGKVIPNVNSMSSLTENSFQKDKLLKDALDQLYKETMIRLEIEKKIRILESEVLKLKADDRKIYVNQADGKNESQAIAMPSSGFYAYGSRDLANPGGDHTIVYDVVKSNFDNAYNQYTVLSAMVIDGKSITIKNATMKGILTERFSKEKLQKDVLHQLYQETMLRFQIEKKVESLKQRVSKLEGRTEKTKDEVKNKLKNGYGFYAYVSRDLGNPGGGHTMVYDKMRTNFENGYNTHTGIFTAPRAGLYSFTWVTRVECNNAYTSELRVNNEVVGSTYAYCGYNTVTGNVVVKVNKGDSVFVRTLSGKGNIKSNQNGRSSFSGFLIK, from the exons atgaattttacagGTTATATTTTCATCTACTGTTTAGTTGTAACAATAGTATTCGGGAAAGTGATACCAAACGTGAATAGCATGAGCAGTTTGAcagaaaattcatttcaaaaggaTAAATTACTTAAAGATGCCCTCGATCAGCTATATAAAGAGACAATGATTCGgcttgaaatagaaaaaaaaatacgaaTCTTGGAGAGCGAAGTTTTGAAGCTTAAAGCAGATGATAGGAAGATATATGTGAACCAAGCCGATGGAAAAAACGAATCGCAAg cAATAGCCATGCCAAGTTCCGGATTTTATGCATACGGGTCACGTGACCTTGCCAACCCTGGTGGGGATCACACAATTGTTTATGACGTggtaaaatcaaattttgacaacGCATACAACCAGTACACGG TTTTATCAGCCATGGTCATCGATGGAAAGTCAATAACAATTAAAAATGCTACTATGAAAGGCATATTAACCGAGAGATTTTCAAAAGAGAAACTACAGAAAGATGTTTTGCATCAGCTCTATCAGGAAACAATGCTTCGGTTTCAGATAGAGAAAAAGGTAGAAAGTCTCAAACAGAGAGTGTCAAAATTGGAAGGTAGAACTGAGAAAACAAAAGATGAAGTTAAAA ACAAATTAAAGAATGGGTACGGATTCTATGCCTATGTTTCACGTGATCTTGGTAATCCTGGTGGCGGTCACACAATGGTGTACGACAAGATGAGGACGAATTTTGAGAACGGATACAACACACATACAGGAATTTTCACTGCCCCAAGAGCTGGCCTTTATTCCTTCACTTGGGTAACACGTGTTGAGTGCAACAATGCATACACGAGCGAACTTCGGGTCAACAACGAAGTTGTGGGAAGCACGTATGCGTATTGTGGTTATAATACCGTAACAGGGAACGTGGTTGTTAAGGTCAACAAAGGCGATAGTGTTTTCGTCCGCACTCTTTCAGGAAAAGGGAATATCAAAAGCAACCAGAATGGGAGATCCTCATTTTCTGGATTTCTGATCAAATGA
- the LOC125654862 gene encoding uncharacterized protein LOC125654862 yields the protein MWKILKKLRNRNKKKSTELPKNLYSMVKKSLNTTHNAFIKEAGQGVEFECETRTTRSILRLFPRATYRWTLNDGPLTMEPERMVFRMGDLIIQGLKATDTGLYSCRLHYTERKVITVGVFSLYVNSQYQATRVIEGREIHLQCNSHLLGILYSGSVKNWYLNGELTSLKKIPAIRKYIDIIKKSSAQSQGNWTCVVHNPVSGNNWTTAFYNITLLPAPTGFAYIVDYAKHNIKKSILITIGFFCVVMVISSIFIDMVDKKKKLQRKLEKRIQHAFLEESGVGHYDNDDNFCYTDKDGNVVVCKESDDDEDDSSGTFRSKRKNVGKKALENTKALIEGDVGESDENENDANRNAGDVNSTQGVLGFNFSEDIPVTGSEDSFTEDNFEASVNEDCPLLSRVNYNVSFR from the coding sequence ATGTGGAAAATCCTGAAGAAATTGAGAAACAGGAACAAGAAGAAGTCGACAGAGCTTCCTAAAAATTTATACAGCATGGTAAAGAAATCCCTAAACACGACACACAACGCATTCATAAAAGAGGCAGGGCAAGGGGTGGAATTTGAATGTGAAACAAGGACCACCCGATCCATTTTGCGATTATTTCCAAGAGCCACATATCGCTGGACTCTAAATGATGGTCCTCTTACCATGGAACCAGAGCGAATGGTATTCCGGATGGGAGACCTTATCATTCAAGGGCTAAAGGCAACAGACACAGGTCTTTACTCCTGCAGGCTGCATTACACCGAAAGAAAGGTTATCACGGTCGGCGTTTTCTCGCTGTATGTGAATTCACAGTATCAAGCGACACGCGTGATTGAAGGGAGGGAAATCCATTTACAGTGTAACAGTCATTTGTTAGGAATATTGTATTCGGGGTCTGTCAAGAATTGGTACCTTAACGGGGAATTGACGTCACTTAAAAAGATTCCCGCTATACGCAAATACATCGACATCATCAAGAAGTCATCTGCACAGTCACAGGGAAATTGGACATGCGTAGTTCACAATCCCGTAAGTGGAAACAATTGGACAACCGCCTTTTATAACATCACACTGCTCCCTGCACCGACAGGATTCGCTTATATTGTTGATTATGCCAAGCACAATATAAAGAAATCTATTTTGATTACCATAGGGTTCTTCTGCGTTGTAATGGTGATATCTTCCATCTTCATCGACATGGTAGACAAAAAGAAGAAGTTACAACGCAAGTTAGAAAAACGAATACAACATGCGTTTTTAGAAGAATCTGGGGTGGGACATTACGACAACGATGATAATTTCTGTTACACTGACAAAGATGGCAACGTAGTAGTCTGCAAAGAGTCGGACGATGATGAAGACGATTCATCAGGGACCTTCAGAAGCAAAAGGAAGAATGTGGGGAAGAAAGCTTTAGAGAACACCAAGGCTCTAATAGAGGGCGACGTGGGAGAGagtgatgaaaatgaaaatgatgcTAACAGAAACGCAGGGGATGTTAACAGCACACAAGGCGTTTTGGGATTTAACTTCTCGGAGGATATACCTGTCACAGGTTCCGAAGACTCATTCACAGAGGATAATTTTGAGGCCAGTGTCAACGAGGATTGTCCGCTATTGTCACGTGTGAATTATAATGTTTCCTTCAGATga